The Rhipicephalus sanguineus isolate Rsan-2018 chromosome 10, BIME_Rsan_1.4, whole genome shotgun sequence genome segment agaaagcacgggaaaagagtagaggaaagcgcTCGACCTttttgctttcctctactcttttcccgtgctttctttcacagtttgcgctaaaatgtaccccatagagaAATTATGACACCTTGTAACAACAGGTCAATATGACTGCTTGCTACTGCGCCAATTCGAAGAAGGGGAAGGCCTATTTTCTCAACAGATTGGGGTCACGTGATCTGAGCAGAAACGTTCCACATGACGTCATCGTTAGAGCAGAAGAACTGTCTACCCTGGCTGTGGCAGTAGTGACACTGACAAAATAGAAccagtgacgtaggcagaaattttttgcggggggagggggggggggggcacctccttgattcgactgggtctgggcagataagtgaggtcgagtgtcattttgtacaaaattttcgggggggggggggcacgggtccggtgtgccccccccccccccccccccggctacgccagtgaataaaaccgcgaagcggcacggcatagctatactccatctcaccgcTACTGTTCAGCACTACCAAAGCTACGGGAATTCgcagggttgagacatttgcgctttTGTTTAGCACGTGTTACATCACATTAATGCGCGATATGTTTATTCTTCATCGCATTTACGTCGTATTTCTTTAATTTTTGTATCAGTAACcgccggtaactgtggttacaaatcaacatggcagcgcccatgcagacgggaccgcccgcttcgatccaaaGTTGCGCTTGTTGCTTACCCGCGGCGCTGACAGCaagaaataaatggtgaaatgatcgctttgtgccatctcacgaTGAGGAGAAAGCATCAGGTACGTTTTGTCGTTACTGGCTAGATCAGACTTTTGTTTATCCACGCTTGCTAAGCCTATTGTGCCGAGGATTTGATGACTGTCCATGAAAATAACGCAATGTAGTCACTAGATTGCAGTTGAAGCGTCAGGAATGAATCTAAAGCAGATACAAGCGTCAGTttggaacttacgggccacacagcggacgacgacgacgtgataaattcgaggcggacgGCACCAGCGTCGATAGTTGcaaatgtgtgttttttttttgttttttttttttgccgtctgCGCGCTTTACACGCCCAACGCGGGCGCGCAGACGCCATGGGGACGCTTAGCAGACGAtgcggcgcggatgaatacatcgcgAGGGATTTTCGCCCTTCCTGTTGGCTAAGGGGcgctgtagcttccacagtgctgacGGGCCAACCGCTGATATTGGCAAAGGAGCGATGCTTGTGGAACGCCAGACAGAACCTTGCCTTTCATTCATATCGTGCAGCGGTGGTATGACGTCGTCCGTCACGTTACTGCTTTGGTCACGTGATCCCGAGCTTTTGAGGTGCAGACAGACATCGCAGGGAGGTTCTCGACGATAAGCCTACCTTCTAATAATAAATCCCGGTGTTTTGTTGAAGGTGAATGCCTTAATGCTTTCCGCATAAGCGCATCAAGGagttttgtttatatatatacactaaagtccctagatttttcccccCTTTTCGTTAAGTGGCGACAACCATTGGCACGCCGTCGCCGAATCGCACGGGCGAATGCTTGGCAGGGCAATCGCCGCAAGACACGCGTCTCATCTAAGACGACGTGGACGATCGAAGTAGATGCGCAGCTTATGTGTTTTTCGATTTTTTACCGTAATTTTTAGACCTTACACGACCTTGAAACATAGACAGATAGATCGatactttcgccttaaaatgcgGCGTATGCAATTCCTCacaacaccgattcccacaatgtgtgggatctgcagGGATCCTTTCTTCCCTACAATCGTctttagagaaaaaaaatggggggaggaggggaggggggtacaAGAGGTTTCTTCCTAAGGGGGTGAAAGCTCGGCAGTTGACGCTGTAAATCATTGCCACATGGAGGgcaacaaaaacttggaggacgcttgagcttcgcattcaagagtagaacgcgacagagTAAATAGAATATGTTTGTATCGCCTTcctaatcgctagcctggcttcgcttgtcggtggagacctaaaccgtgccgcaaggaaagccgaagtgcggacgccctccggctccaataTCCATGGTAGTCCAACATCCgtgatagtcaagccgctgaaAAACCTCCGAGatatgcgtaccaccaacgctaaattgtgtagataaatagctcgccgttagtatgctagaggatgtatgcgtggtgacCGAGCGGccaaacgcatcgcgccacggagcgaaaggtcgcaggttccaattcccggtcccactcgaacctaaggtattttattatttgtttatttgcatctacctcgaattttcgctcacggacaacaccgatttttcgctcacaaccaaagacaccgccaccgacgccggaatttctgcgaaacgagctctttatcgctatcgcgctaaaattagggatgtgcgaatattcgaaagtttcgattatttgtcgaatattacattcgaaatattcgtattcgattcgaaaatcgtgtattcgaaaagtttcgaatatccgataacttcgaatattcgaaaacttCGAATATAAGCGATTCAATTATCATGCATaatataactcgtcttccacatttctgctgccttcgtatcgctaaaaacgttgccgagaggagcgataaacagcgtaagtacacggaggcacgatatctgcatgcgacgagcgccccaatacgtatgatttattgctggtgcatctccgacgtgcagcgctgttggcgatcatgtaaccgtacattttcaatattatgcggccgtaacgtgccgcactaccactcgttcgctatgcgggaccacttctgaagaaagacagtgacccacgtgactggtggcggactgtaggcaccttcagataccccagtctggcaaagctttgttccaagcgagcgtgccttttcagtggcagagggggggggggggtgttgtctctgttagaagggagcgcctgctgcctgatcatgtggagcaactcatatttcttcatgataacatgtagtaattactttcattgtgccgtgatatttgcttgtgttgtgatgtgcattgtgctagcctggacattgtgttctggagatagcagtgtatgttgtgttgccagtcaggctgttaatgttctttttttcaaatagctacatgttaaataaaatattgttactgtggaggcatttttcctttgatattcgatattccattcgatattcgaaggtggatattcgtattcgattcgtattcgaaaaatttgatattcgcacacccctagctaaAATACAGCACAGTGCAACAGAGGTTACTAATACTGTTTTATTGCATATAGAAGTTCCTTGACGTTGAGACACGACTAGCCATAGGTTACCGAAAGCAGAACAGCACCTGCTCTTCAGACATGAAAACAAAATATGTTATAGTAGCTGTTATTAGGATTTGCTGCTGTATGAATAGGAATAAAAAAGAATTGATGGCAATGTCACATGATGATGCCAAGTGAATGCTGCTAATACGTATTTTCACGGTAGCCGTGAGCGTTCAGTCCATCTGGGAGAACTGCAAAGCAAAAACCAAACAAATGTCAATTGCCGTACAAGCTGTAAAaaattattcacttcagtaagCTATAAAACAGATTACATTACATGCTATCGTTTACGACTTAAATGTGAATTTGCCTGTTGAATACGTATTCCATGATATACTGATACATAATCTGGACAGTGCTATGATACCGTAATTTCGTTTCCAACATAAATTGGCATTTCTTTTTTGCATACATGGTAGTCAACATGCCAAGTCAACCATACAATAGACAACCATCCTACCTTGCAAGTGCACCAAAATATATTGTGTGCCAGTTATAGACGCTTACTCTGGACCACTGAAAGCAGAGACGAATATGTTGATGACTGTTATGAGGAAGACCCCGATGATGATAACATTGTTGAACAGCTCCGCTCTCCGCTGCTGGTGCGTCTTGTTGATGTTGTATCGGCCGTTGAATATCAAGAGTATTCCCACCATGACCTGCATTGCAATGTCACTGAGCTCACACCAAAGGCAGAATTACTACGTTAAGTGTGTCACGGGATTATTGCGCACGTCTTAAGCAACAACATATTGttgaaagggcccctaaaccacatccaataattttttaacattttaagTAAACGCACGCATCGAGTTGAGAATGCCGTCCCGATGCCAAacgtggcagcgctacgagccgcggacgcgccacaaaaaaaaaaaaaaagaaatcccttGTCCTCTCTGGGCCTTTCCGTAtccccagcgttggccgtgacgtcaccactCGCGTCTAGtgatgtcatccacaaaaagaacttTGTCTGCTCGCAAATACGCGTGCTCGCCGTTCTTCCTCTTCGCACGGCGAGGAGAAGCACTCAGCCAGGaggagacgagccgacgaacggagaaAACATCGTTTCGATCATAAAACGCGTGTAACTCtgctatacataacttgcaagtgacgtcagttcctgtcttccgtccgccatgaCCGAACCAACAGAGCACATATGtatacgtctcagtgaccgcgccgTGTTTATGTTCGTACGGCGGATCGTTCGGAATAGTGCGCGTTTTTattgtttgccttgcgcttatgccgaaggagaatcgttcaggatattatgcagcctgcagcgaAGCAGTGTTGACTGGGGAACTCGGATCCTCCGTGTCTGCAGTGTCCGAGGGCATGGTGTCGCACGTAACgggtgaaacaacttcgcacgagatGTGGAAacaacttgcctgttatgaagttaCGCCCGCACGCACGAACGTTGTTCAATGTcttgaggtccttcctgtttatgcGCGCATaagccaggggcggcgccaggattttttaacggggggggggggcacccacgacaagtgtgttccttcaggggggcagggaggctgggaacatatggtattttgactatgcttgctcttgggggggggggctccagcgcccccccccccaaaccccccactggcgccgcccctggcataagccatgtgctctgCTTCTTGGACAGCTCTTTCGCGCGGCCGCGCGGGTTTGTGATCACCTTCGGCGAACAGTACGTCCCCGTGTCTGgtcctttttaggggcgtagctcctcttagtctaaccttgtcacgtctccgttgtccggcgtaaacggatctcccgtatgatgcagtAGATGAGTACAtacttgtcacgtctccgttgtccggcgtaaacggatctcccgtatgatgcaatagatggcgctgtctcatagaagtacatacaaactgcagttcagggacgatattctagatggcgctgtacacaatctctgtcgtcatcaccatttctagtctcatttcctagatggcgttggtccaatagaattgtgtgcaatatggcgcttgtgtgaatcgacactagatggcgctggaagtgccgctgctatccgattggctgctgcgcgggctgcgcggggagcgagcgcctctctcattcttctggatcgtcgccgtacgtgtcggatcgttggcggagcatggacgatgcgcagcggcgggcgctcgcttggcggcagccaggcggatcccgtgacggtgcgcgcccggacgccgctgcgaaacgggctcaacgagaagcgaatcccgagaccatgattgcttcaggagctgcgccaaagctcttcatcattcacccgtggatatgctgtaattttttttaaaatctgaTTTACACTTACTTCTCGTGCGGCagtcaaatatcgcacaaatcgccatTGCGACGTACGGCGTTCACAGGAAATGCGAGCGCCACACAGCTTGACTTGGTGTCgcctgctgccatgtgctcggtgatggcggcgcatgccgagaTCGTATCCccgagttccgcggtgtgacgtacttGCAAGTTgcgtgtttgttgaagactcgtTCCGAACTGCAATACCACAAATAAATTtctacctctgggtggtttagtggccctttaataaTATATCCAATAGGAACAATTATTTTGGTTTCTAGAGAGCAATCGCAAGCGCGTCGAAATCACTTAAAGTGGTAAGCAGAAATATTAAAGAGAGAGCCTTCTTGAAACTGTGCCAGGACCGAAAGAGTTCGGCTACTGATTATTATAGACGATAGGTGAAAAATTACAAGGGAGCCGCGAGGAACGACGTATACCTGCAGCCCTATGGAGAGCGCGACGCAGGCAACGGTGAGCCCGTAGAAGCGGTTCGCCTCGGGTCCCTCGTGCAGCAGGTGTTTGAGCTGCGACGCGTTGGCCGTGAGCAGCGCGATGTCCATCATGCCCTGGGCGATGCTCTTCTTGGTGGCGTACAAGTTCATGTCCATGCAGCGGACACGCTTGCCGCCCGGTCCGCCGCCCGGCACGGACGGCGTCACGAAACCAGGCTCGGCCGGTGGGTACGGTGCCTCCGGACTGCCCTGCACGCAGTGAGGCGGGAACATGTGCGAGCCTTCTCGGACACTTTGCGACGCAGTCTCCGCTGCGAGTGTCTTGATGCGCGCCCAAAGCACTGGAGATAGAAAATGTATGTACGACTCCGAAATAAAAACAAACGGAGCAATAAGTGAACTGAGAATATAAAGCGCACGTTCTATATTTCACTTTAAATTTTGGGGGACGTGCGCAATGCACTAAGCTCACATTAATGCAACAGAACAGTACGCATAACCGTTCTTTGCCAATCAGCGCTTAAACATCGCTTGCCGAAAACAGCATCGTAAATAACGCAAGCGCAGGAACAGCATCGTAAATAACACAAGCGCAAGAAACAGCAAATCTTGCGATTACACCGTGAGCAAAACTGACGGTTCAACTTGGTGGACAACTGCTCACCTGAGCAGGTACCGATGTGCAAGAACGCAAACACTCTTCGCAACACACGTGGTCGCGGACAGAGTTTGTCATCGGGCTATTAACGCAAGCATGCGTATGCCATTGCCCAAAATCGCTCAAAATATCATGCCGCATACGCGGCCTCCCTACAGTTTGATGCCGTTGCGCAGTTGAACTCTCATTACACAGCAGGTTTTGTTACGTGCCCTCATGAAGCCTTCAATATGCGTCCAAATACGACAACAAATATGAGTTCTGTTACGCGCCAAAGGGTGCCGCCCAATATtaacacctgtatttgtgtaGGAATTAAACTAGTCGCGCATCACACGTGGCCATCAATCGCGCGAAAGCGGCGCGACTTCGAAACCGAAACTTCGGCAAACGCGCGCGCTTGCTGCCTGGAGAATGGCTAGGGAATCTCTGGGCAAGCGAAAGTCTCCTGGGGAAAGAACGGGGATTGCGGCGCCTCGCAGCAGCAGACAGGTCGGCGCCCACACTGCCGCTCGAAACTGCATGAGTCACGCTCCGTTTCGAAGCTCCCCGCAGGACGACCGCTGAGAACGACTCTGCTTGCTGTCTCAGGGACGCGTAGACATACAAGTGCGCCCGAACGCGGCCTGTCGGATCGCGCTCCGCAGCACAATGGTTTTGTTCGCTGCTGTCAAGAATGCGAGaatctaaaagaaagaaaaagcaaaaaagaaaacgaacgcaGAGGAAGCAAGCGCGAGAATGCAGTTATGCAAGAAAGGGTGCGGCGTCGCTGCATATACCTCTACCgcatattatttttatttattttttcatcatATATGCTGCGCCTATCTGATGTCATCCGTTATATGCCAGGGTTCCCCGCTCCCTTAATTTGGGCTCATCCGTTGGAGCTTGTGGagatttttgctttcttttttttttttcattccattcCATTTCGCGCGCACTTTTGCTTCAGGCGCTCGCCATCTATTTTGCGCGCCTATAAAAAGGCTTTTTTCACACCCTTCCTTACATATTAAGGCATATGAACGTGGAGTGAGACTTCGTTTGGTCAAAAAATTCGATTTTGAGATATTTCAATGATCTGACAGaaaatttctttatctttcagaaaatatatcacgctTGGGTATCCGCGGTTTCAATAATAATTGTTTGTACTTTTTCTTCGAAGTGTTGACAGGAAAAGTAGGTGACCTCGACGTGGTCTCTTCGTTTCGGATACTTGCAGAAAGTCAATGCTCTGAAGTTTTTGATCAGAAACTCC includes the following:
- the LOC119406876 gene encoding ninjurin-2, with translation MAATGLSEEVREPPDRRLIEREGSPEAPYPPAEPGFVTPSVPGGGPGGKRVRCMDMNLYATKKSIAQGMMDIALLTANASQLKHLLHEGPEANRFYGLTVACVALSIGLQVMVGILLIFNGRYNINKTHQQRRAELFNNVIIIGVFLITVINIFVSAFSGPDSPRWTERSRLP